In a genomic window of Gloeocapsopsis dulcis:
- a CDS encoding ABC transporter substrate-binding protein — translation MIKRFSSFLLIATSLMLFSGCGSPSADTPASNTDNPALSPAANTNQNLKNVNVQLAFLFQSLDAPLVLAINKGYFAAEGLNVTYERGFGNVDTISKLGAGAFDIAFSDIYNTLEFNDKNPNDKIIAVAVPFNKAPFAVLSLDEAIASPQNLAGKTLGAPAGDGPRKLFPLFAKETGVDPNSVTWTTMEPRLRETFLLQGKVDAISAFSTSALPSLLKGGKSMEDIKVFYYNDFGLDFYGNAILAKESFVQQNPEVLRGFVKAYLKGMQDTLRDPNAALDAVVAADQSKLIDREAEKVRLQVALNDLIITPEAESLGLGAVDPQRLQTSITQTVEGFGLNSQPTVADIFTDEFLPPKEERNLPPQNERQPLS, via the coding sequence GTGATCAAGCGTTTTTCTAGTTTTCTTCTCATTGCCACATCCCTAATGCTATTTTCTGGTTGTGGTTCACCCTCAGCGGATACTCCGGCAAGCAACACAGATAATCCTGCACTTAGCCCTGCTGCAAATACAAATCAGAACCTCAAAAACGTCAATGTACAATTAGCTTTCTTGTTTCAAAGCTTAGATGCACCATTAGTTTTAGCAATCAATAAAGGGTATTTTGCTGCAGAGGGATTGAATGTTACCTACGAACGAGGATTTGGCAACGTAGATACAATTAGTAAGCTTGGTGCAGGCGCATTTGATATTGCCTTTAGCGATATCTACAATACGCTGGAATTTAATGATAAAAATCCGAATGACAAAATTATAGCAGTTGCAGTTCCTTTTAATAAAGCACCATTTGCAGTTCTGAGTTTAGATGAAGCGATCGCCTCACCACAAAATTTAGCAGGTAAAACCCTCGGCGCACCAGCAGGTGATGGTCCACGAAAACTATTTCCATTATTTGCTAAAGAAACTGGAGTCGATCCCAATTCGGTAACTTGGACAACAATGGAACCAAGACTACGTGAAACATTTCTCCTGCAAGGTAAGGTAGATGCAATCAGTGCTTTTTCTACTTCAGCTTTACCATCTTTACTTAAAGGTGGAAAAAGCATGGAAGATATTAAAGTTTTTTACTACAATGACTTTGGTTTAGATTTTTATGGCAATGCTATTTTAGCAAAAGAAAGTTTTGTACAACAGAATCCCGAAGTTCTTCGCGGTTTTGTAAAAGCCTATCTCAAAGGAATGCAAGATACCCTAAGAGATCCCAATGCAGCATTAGATGCAGTCGTTGCAGCAGATCAAAGCAAGTTAATTGATCGCGAAGCTGAAAAAGTACGGTTACAAGTAGCACTTAATGACTTAATTATCACTCCAGAAGCAGAATCGCTTGGTTTAGGTGCAGTTGATCCACAGCGGTTACAAACCTCAATTACACAAACCGTCGAAGGTTTTGGGTTAAATAGTCAACCAACTGTTGCAGATATCTTTACTGATGAGTTTTTACCACCAAAAGAAGAACGCAATTTACCACCACAAAACGAACGACAACCGTTATCTTAG
- a CDS encoding ABC exporter membrane fusion protein — protein MTLGLFSKPANRKLIGLIVAAMITGGIAYYGISQYGQRKTPQPTATVPVLKKVTALGRIEPEGEVIRLSAPLALDGDRIAQILVQEGDSVQAGQVVAILDSRDRLQDALQQAQQQVKVTQARLAQVKAGAKRGEIQAQQATITRLEAELAGEIAAQNAAIARWQSEVRNADAEYNRFQQLYRQGAIAASSLDNKRLIAETAQAQLDEAQQTQSKTIESLQAQLKEARATLNQIAEVRPVDIEAAQSEVAEAIASVKRAQTDLAQAYIKAPTSGQILRIHSRVGEKISDSGIADLAQTDTMLVVAEVYQTDINKVKPGQTATITSEAIAGELQGVVSHVGLQVDRQNVFSNQPGENLDRRVVEVKIRLNPTDSKQVAGLTNLQVQTAIQL, from the coding sequence ATGACGCTTGGGTTATTCTCTAAACCAGCAAATCGCAAGTTAATCGGGTTAATTGTTGCCGCAATGATTACTGGAGGGATTGCGTATTACGGAATTTCTCAGTATGGACAAAGAAAGACACCTCAACCTACTGCAACGGTTCCCGTCCTCAAAAAAGTAACTGCGCTAGGAAGAATCGAACCTGAAGGTGAAGTCATTCGCTTATCTGCACCCTTGGCGTTAGATGGCGATCGCATTGCCCAAATTCTCGTTCAAGAAGGCGATTCCGTGCAAGCAGGTCAAGTTGTGGCAATATTAGATTCACGCGATCGCCTACAAGATGCGTTGCAACAAGCCCAACAACAAGTTAAAGTCACTCAAGCACGACTCGCACAAGTGAAAGCAGGCGCAAAACGCGGGGAAATTCAAGCCCAGCAAGCAACAATTACTCGACTAGAAGCCGAATTAGCAGGTGAAATTGCCGCCCAAAATGCGGCGATCGCTCGTTGGCAATCGGAAGTACGTAACGCCGATGCAGAGTATAATCGCTTTCAACAGTTGTATCGACAAGGTGCAATTGCAGCATCTAGTTTAGATAACAAACGTTTAATTGCTGAAACCGCCCAAGCCCAACTTGATGAGGCGCAACAAACCCAAAGTAAAACGATAGAATCACTCCAAGCGCAACTAAAAGAAGCACGCGCCACCTTAAATCAAATTGCGGAAGTACGCCCAGTTGATATAGAAGCTGCCCAAAGTGAAGTTGCAGAAGCGATTGCATCTGTTAAGCGTGCCCAAACTGATTTAGCACAAGCCTACATCAAAGCACCAACATCAGGACAAATTCTCAGGATTCATTCTAGAGTTGGAGAGAAAATTAGTGATTCTGGGATTGCCGATTTAGCACAAACTGACACAATGCTAGTGGTAGCAGAAGTATATCAAACAGACATCAATAAAGTTAAGCCAGGACAAACCGCAACAATTACCAGCGAAGCGATCGCCGGAGAACTTCAAGGAGTTGTATCGCACGTAGGTTTACAAGTTGATCGCCAAAATGTTTTCAGCAATCAACCAGGAGAAAATCTCGATCGTCGCGTTGTTGAAGTCAAAATTCGCCTTAATCCTACCGATAGTAAACAAGTTGCTGGGTTGACAAACTTACAAGTACAAACAGCAATTCAACTTTAG
- a CDS encoding glycoside hydrolase family 57 protein — MAIGYVALVLHAHLPFVRHPESDYVLEEEWLYEAITETYIPLLQVFEGLKQDGIDFKITMSMTPPLVSMLQDPLLQERYDHHLAMLEELVELEVEHNAQNGHIRYLAEHYASEFNKARQLWERYDGDLVTAFKQFQDSNNLEIITCGATHGYLPLMKMYPQAVWAQIQVACEHYEQTFGRAPRGIWLPECAYYEGLERMLADAGLRYFLTDGHGILYARPRPRFGSYAPIFTETGVAAFGRDHESSQQVWSSEVGYPGAAEYREFYKDLGWEADYEYIKPYIMPNGQRKNTGIKYHKITGRGLGLSDKALYDPYWAREKAAEHAGNFMYNRERQVEHLHDIMHRPPIIVSPYDAELFGHWWYEGPWFIDYLFRKSWYDQGTYQMTHLADYLVANPTQQICQPSQSSWGYKGFHEYWLNETNAWIYPHLHKAAERMIELSRREPADELEWRALNQAAREVLLAQSSDWAFIMRTGTMVPYAVRRTRSHLMRFNKLYEDINIGKIDSGWLEKVESMDNIFPKVNYRVYRPL; from the coding sequence ATGGCTATTGGCTACGTTGCCCTTGTCCTCCACGCCCATCTACCCTTTGTTCGTCATCCTGAAAGCGATTACGTCCTCGAAGAGGAGTGGCTTTATGAAGCCATTACAGAAACTTATATTCCCTTGCTGCAAGTATTTGAAGGACTCAAGCAAGACGGTATTGACTTCAAGATTACGATGAGTATGACACCGCCGTTGGTGTCGATGTTACAAGATCCGCTATTGCAAGAGCGGTATGATCACCACTTAGCTATGCTAGAAGAATTAGTTGAGTTGGAAGTTGAACATAACGCACAAAATGGTCATATCCGCTATTTAGCAGAACATTACGCTAGTGAATTCAACAAAGCGCGTCAGCTATGGGAACGCTATGATGGCGATTTGGTAACAGCATTTAAGCAATTTCAAGATAGTAATAACTTAGAAATTATTACCTGTGGTGCCACTCATGGCTATTTGCCATTAATGAAAATGTATCCCCAGGCAGTATGGGCACAAATTCAGGTTGCTTGTGAACACTACGAACAAACTTTTGGTCGTGCACCTAGAGGTATTTGGCTACCCGAATGCGCTTACTACGAGGGCTTAGAGCGAATGTTAGCCGATGCAGGCTTGCGTTACTTCCTCACCGATGGACATGGTATTCTCTACGCCCGTCCGCGCCCGCGCTTTGGCAGTTATGCTCCCATATTTACAGAAACTGGTGTTGCTGCCTTTGGACGCGATCACGAATCTTCGCAGCAAGTTTGGTCATCAGAAGTTGGTTATCCTGGTGCAGCAGAATATCGCGAGTTTTACAAAGATCTCGGCTGGGAAGCAGATTACGAATACATTAAGCCTTACATCATGCCCAATGGACAGCGGAAAAACACGGGCATCAAATATCATAAAATCACTGGTCGCGGTTTAGGGTTATCGGATAAAGCACTCTACGATCCTTATTGGGCGAGAGAAAAAGCCGCCGAACACGCTGGCAACTTCATGTATAATCGCGAACGCCAAGTCGAGCATTTGCATGACATTATGCATCGACCGCCAATCATTGTTTCACCTTACGATGCTGAATTATTTGGTCACTGGTGGTATGAAGGTCCTTGGTTTATCGATTACTTATTCCGCAAGTCTTGGTACGATCAGGGAACTTATCAAATGACGCACTTGGCAGATTATTTAGTCGCCAACCCAACACAGCAAATTTGTCAACCTTCACAATCAAGTTGGGGTTACAAAGGCTTTCACGAGTATTGGTTAAATGAAACAAATGCTTGGATTTATCCGCATTTGCACAAAGCTGCGGAACGGATGATTGAACTGTCACGGCGAGAACCTGCAGATGAATTAGAATGGCGGGCGTTGAACCAAGCTGCCAGAGAAGTGTTATTAGCACAATCATCGGACTGGGCATTCATTATGCGGACAGGAACGATGGTTCCCTATGCAGTACGCAGAACGCGATCGCACTTGATGCGTTTTAACAAACTCTACGAAGATATCAATATCGGTAAAATCGATAGCGGCTGGTTGGAAAAAGTAGAGTCAATGGACAATATTTTCCCTAAAGTCAATTACCGCGTGTATCGTCCGCTTTAA
- a CDS encoding TetR/AcrR family transcriptional regulator yields the protein MPKIVDHDQYRKELLTKCFDLFANKGYASVTMRQIAQEIGVSTGTLYHYFPSKQALFWQLYDEFNERDAASMNTVLNSTNTLQERITAIFDYIAQNEDYFFKQFLITSDFYQQQDRTEILTNETLKRNYELNRDFTAKALGIADPALVNFAIALVTGIMTLRLFEGDVVAYDEQAKLFNKMLTLYLQEASLDKSDELPVS from the coding sequence ATGCCTAAAATTGTTGACCATGACCAATATCGCAAAGAACTACTCACAAAATGCTTTGATTTATTCGCTAACAAGGGGTATGCCTCGGTAACAATGCGCCAAATTGCCCAAGAAATAGGAGTATCGACAGGAACGCTGTATCATTACTTTCCGAGTAAGCAAGCTTTATTTTGGCAGCTATATGACGAATTTAATGAACGAGACGCAGCAAGTATGAATACTGTATTGAATAGTACTAACACTTTACAGGAACGAATTACAGCGATATTTGATTATATTGCCCAGAATGAAGATTACTTCTTCAAACAATTTTTGATTACGAGTGACTTTTATCAACAACAAGATCGCACAGAAATTTTGACAAATGAAACCCTCAAGCGTAACTATGAGTTAAATAGAGATTTTACTGCTAAAGCATTGGGTATCGCCGATCCTGCTTTAGTTAACTTTGCTATTGCTTTAGTAACAGGAATTATGACTTTACGGCTATTTGAAGGTGATGTCGTTGCGTATGATGAGCAAGCCAAATTATTTAATAAAATGCTGACGCTTTATTTGCAAGAAGCATCGTTAGATAAGTCTGATGAGTTACCAGTGTCTTAA